The Clostridia bacterium genome window below encodes:
- a CDS encoding M20/M25/M40 family metallo-hydrolase translates to MPQLLQKEASPELAEAVRQEWPQALGDLIRLVRQPSVAAQSFGMEECAQLTAALFREAGADTVEIWRLPDAAPAVFAEFGGASDRTLLFYNHYDVQPAEPLELWSTPPWEGAIRDGKLIARGVSDDKGPLMARIAAIRAVRRLRGELPCRVKFLVEGEEEIGSVHFDAYVEKHKGRLRADACIWEFGGVDQEGHPELTLGLKGLCYVEMEARGANRDQHSSIGAIVPNPAWRLVWALNAIKGPDGRVRIPGFYDGIQPPTEAERAAVRRVPWNPERLRQNLGIASFTVEGDDAAREALLFGPTCTICGLDSGYQGPGPKTVLPAVARAKVDFRLVPGQDPHDVFQKLRKFLDEHGFEDIRLTLLSAERAYRTPVDDPFVRLVAETAEKAYGKPARVHVTSAGSGPMYPLGHALGIPMVSAGCGYWDSRAHAPDENIRLSDYAQGIYHMALLLQEFARS, encoded by the coding sequence ATGCCCCAGCTTCTGCAAAAGGAGGCCAGCCCTGAGCTCGCCGAGGCCGTGCGCCAGGAATGGCCGCAGGCGCTGGGCGATCTCATCCGGCTGGTGCGCCAGCCTTCCGTCGCGGCCCAGTCGTTCGGGATGGAGGAGTGCGCCCAGCTGACGGCCGCGCTGTTCAGGGAAGCCGGAGCCGACACGGTCGAGATCTGGCGCCTCCCGGACGCCGCGCCGGCCGTGTTCGCGGAGTTCGGCGGGGCGTCGGACCGCACGCTGCTCTTCTACAACCACTACGACGTGCAGCCGGCTGAGCCGCTCGAGCTTTGGTCCACGCCGCCCTGGGAAGGCGCCATCCGGGACGGCAAGCTCATCGCCCGCGGCGTCTCGGACGACAAGGGCCCGCTCATGGCGCGCATCGCCGCCATCCGCGCCGTGCGCCGGCTGCGCGGCGAGCTACCCTGCCGCGTCAAGTTCCTCGTGGAAGGCGAGGAGGAGATCGGCAGCGTCCACTTCGACGCCTATGTCGAGAAGCACAAGGGCCGCCTGCGGGCCGACGCCTGCATCTGGGAGTTCGGCGGCGTCGACCAGGAAGGCCATCCCGAGCTCACCCTGGGGCTCAAGGGGCTGTGCTACGTGGAAATGGAGGCGCGCGGCGCGAACCGGGACCAGCACTCGTCGATCGGCGCGATCGTCCCCAACCCGGCGTGGCGTCTCGTGTGGGCGCTGAACGCGATCAAGGGCCCCGATGGCCGGGTGCGCATCCCGGGGTTCTACGACGGCATCCAGCCGCCCACGGAGGCCGAGCGCGCCGCCGTCCGGCGCGTGCCGTGGAACCCCGAGCGCCTGCGGCAGAACCTGGGCATCGCGTCCTTCACCGTCGAAGGGGACGACGCCGCGCGCGAGGCGCTTCTCTTCGGCCCGACTTGCACCATCTGCGGCCTGGACAGCGGCTACCAGGGGCCCGGCCCGAAGACGGTGCTGCCTGCGGTGGCCCGCGCGAAGGTGGACTTCCGCCTCGTGCCGGGCCAGGACCCGCACGATGTCTTCCAGAAGCTCCGGAAGTTCCTCGACGAGCACGGTTTCGAGGACATCCGTCTCACGCTCCTCAGCGCCGAACGGGCGTACCGCACGCCGGTCGACGACCCCTTCGTCCGCCTCGTGGCCGAGACGGCGGAGAAGGCGTACGGCAAGCCGGCGCGCGTCCACGTCACGAGCGCCGGCAGCGGGCCCATGTACCCCCTCGGGCACGCGCTGGGCATTCCCATGGTGAGCGCGGGCTGCGGGTACTGGGACAGCCGCGCGCACGCGCCGGACGAGAACATCCGGCTCAGCGACTACGCGCAGGGCATCTACCACATGGCGCTCCTGCTGCAGGAGTTCGCCCGGTCCTAG
- a CDS encoding SH3 domain-containing protein, with protein sequence MASLRELARALHDAEAPLWTQYETLAGAAATDVERELVKHLVESQRFQLSFLELMTTPLPSRFQCFAKVTDDQVKLRQGPGAGHPLIGQLKYGTPCLIIDFSGYWANVQLPDGTRGWVFKDYVACERGGSTAQETPAWQVLTQPVKR encoded by the coding sequence ATGGCTTCGCTTCGAGAGCTGGCGAGGGCGCTGCACGATGCGGAAGCGCCGCTCTGGACCCAATACGAAACCCTGGCGGGCGCCGCCGCGACGGACGTGGAGCGGGAGCTCGTCAAGCACCTGGTGGAATCGCAGCGCTTCCAACTGTCGTTTCTGGAGCTGATGACGACGCCGTTGCCCAGCCGGTTCCAGTGCTTCGCCAAGGTGACGGACGACCAGGTCAAGTTGCGGCAGGGTCCCGGCGCGGGCCATCCGCTGATCGGCCAGCTGAAGTACGGAACGCCCTGTCTCATCATCGACTTCAGCGGCTACTGGGCCAACGTCCAGCTGCCCGACGGGACGCGCGGCTGGGTGTTCAAGGACTACGTCGCCTGCGAGCGGGGCGGGAGCACGGCCCAGGAGACGCCCGCGTGGCAGGTGTTGACGCAGCCCGTGAAACGCTGA
- a CDS encoding trypsin-like peptidase domain-containing protein — protein sequence MPGVPPVDSPPGRAHRGPQRDSLGRGARWLAFGLACALLGGAGGVWVTLAIWPGAAALGRGPQPVPLISNAGFDDAPAVAVAREVGPAVVGVISQERQSSFWGSAVATSIGTGVTFDRRGYIVTNDHVIAGGNFFQVELPDGQRVPASVVGTDPQTDLAVLKIVPRESLRVAVFGDSDKVQVGQPVIAIGNPLGLDYQRSVTAGVVSGIRPALYGYTGDEDVAFDPTRQRVTQLIQTDAAINQGNSGGPLVDVSGRVIGINTLKGPASSTVEGIGFAIPSNIVKRVVDDLVRYGSVRRAYLGVSFPFVGRDPLTGDPEISLRVTDVVRGGPADVAGIRVGDRVVAFDGQPVNDYIHLLGMLEMHHPGDVVEVALQRNGAQRTVRVRLAEMSREGTP from the coding sequence GTGCCCGGAGTCCCGCCCGTGGACTCGCCCCCTGGACGCGCGCACCGCGGACCGCAGCGCGACTCCCTGGGTCGCGGCGCGCGCTGGCTGGCGTTCGGGTTGGCGTGCGCGCTCCTGGGCGGCGCCGGCGGGGTCTGGGTCACGCTCGCCATCTGGCCCGGCGCGGCGGCGCTCGGCCGCGGCCCGCAACCGGTGCCCCTCATCTCGAACGCGGGCTTCGACGACGCGCCGGCCGTCGCCGTCGCAAGAGAAGTGGGGCCGGCCGTCGTCGGCGTCATCAGCCAGGAACGCCAGTCGTCGTTCTGGGGCTCGGCGGTGGCCACCAGCATCGGCACCGGCGTCACCTTTGACCGCCGGGGCTACATCGTCACGAACGACCACGTCATCGCCGGCGGCAATTTCTTTCAGGTGGAGCTGCCCGACGGGCAGCGCGTCCCCGCGAGCGTCGTCGGCACCGACCCGCAGACGGACCTCGCCGTGTTGAAGATCGTCCCGCGCGAATCGCTTCGCGTCGCCGTGTTCGGCGATTCGGACAAGGTGCAGGTCGGCCAGCCCGTCATCGCCATCGGCAACCCGCTCGGCCTCGACTACCAGCGGTCGGTCACCGCCGGCGTCGTGAGCGGCATCCGGCCGGCGCTGTACGGCTACACCGGGGACGAGGACGTCGCGTTCGACCCCACCCGCCAGAGGGTGACCCAGCTCATCCAGACCGATGCGGCGATCAACCAGGGCAACAGCGGCGGGCCGCTCGTGGACGTCTCCGGCCGCGTGATCGGCATCAACACGCTGAAGGGGCCGGCCTCCAGCACCGTCGAGGGCATCGGCTTCGCGATCCCGTCGAACATCGTCAAGCGCGTGGTGGACGACCTCGTCCGGTACGGCAGCGTGCGGCGCGCGTACCTGGGCGTCTCGTTCCCCTTCGTGGGGCGCGACCCGCTGACGGGCGATCCGGAGATCTCGCTTCGCGTCACCGACGTCGTCCGCGGCGGACCCGCGGACGTCGCTGGCATCCGCGTGGGCGACCGCGTCGTCGCCTTTGATGGCCAGCCCGTCAACGACTACATCCACCTGCTGGGGATGCTGGAGATGCACCATCCCGGCGACGTCGTGGAGGTCGCCCTGCAGCGCAACGGCGCGCAGCGGACGGTGCGCGTGCGCCTCGCGGAGATGAGCCGGGAGGGAACCCCTTGA
- a CDS encoding TetR/AcrR family transcriptional regulator: MTTRQRILAAAAEVFAAEGYFRATMDDIARRAGLSKGALYFHFPSKEELFLSLMDHMAQLLWDAVGEALGSARGASARIAAALRAALGVFERHPELTRVTVVQGATAGDTALARQQALRDAFEDVIARYVEELVADGDAPPQDARLTALALFGSVWAVVSEWATRPAPRPLAAMADGIITYNLRGIGVRLGQD; encoded by the coding sequence TTGACGACCCGACAGCGCATCCTCGCCGCCGCGGCGGAGGTCTTCGCGGCGGAAGGGTACTTCCGCGCGACCATGGACGACATCGCCCGGCGCGCCGGCCTTTCGAAGGGCGCCCTGTACTTCCACTTTCCTTCGAAGGAAGAGCTGTTCCTGTCCTTGATGGACCACATGGCGCAGCTTTTGTGGGACGCCGTGGGCGAAGCGCTCGGCTCCGCGCGCGGGGCTTCGGCCCGCATCGCCGCGGCGCTTCGCGCTGCGCTGGGCGTCTTCGAGCGGCACCCGGAGCTGACGCGCGTGACCGTCGTGCAGGGGGCCACGGCCGGGGACACGGCGTTGGCCCGCCAACAGGCGCTGCGCGACGCCTTCGAGGACGTGATCGCCCGCTACGTGGAGGAACTTGTGGCGGACGGCGACGCCCCGCCGCAGGACGCGCGGCTCACCGCGCTCGCGCTCTTCGGCTCCGTGTGGGCGGTCGTGTCGGAGTGGGCCACGCGGCCCGCGCCGCGGCCGCTGGCCGCGATGGCGGACGGCATCATCACGTACAACCTGCGGGGCATCGGCGTCCGGCTGGGTCAGGATTGA
- a CDS encoding response regulator transcription factor has protein sequence MGPLVLVVDDDDHIRELVRLALEKRGFRVEQAADGAEALDRFAVLSPDLVILDLMLPKINGWDVCRRIREQSRVPILMLTARGEEDDEIRGLELGADDYVTKPFSPRQLAARVQALLRRVGTETGVTLRYPGLVIDTAAYRVQVDGADVQLAPREFELLAFMARHPGQVFTRDQLLDRVWGWDYEGDARTVDEHVKRLRQKTAGRQNHRFIETVWGVGYRFSPEGREP, from the coding sequence ATGGGACCGCTTGTGCTTGTCGTCGACGACGACGACCACATCCGCGAGCTCGTCCGGCTGGCGCTTGAGAAGCGCGGCTTCCGCGTGGAACAGGCCGCGGACGGCGCGGAGGCGCTCGACCGTTTCGCCGTCCTGTCGCCCGACCTCGTCATCCTCGACCTCATGCTGCCAAAGATCAACGGTTGGGACGTCTGCCGCCGCATTCGCGAGCAGTCGCGCGTCCCCATCCTCATGCTGACGGCGCGCGGCGAGGAGGACGACGAGATCCGGGGTCTGGAGCTGGGCGCCGACGACTACGTCACCAAACCGTTCAGCCCGCGGCAGCTGGCGGCCCGGGTGCAGGCGCTCCTTCGCCGCGTGGGAACGGAGACGGGCGTCACGTTGCGGTACCCGGGGCTCGTCATCGACACGGCGGCTTACCGCGTGCAGGTCGACGGCGCGGACGTGCAGCTGGCGCCGCGGGAGTTCGAACTCCTGGCTTTCATGGCGCGCCATCCCGGCCAGGTCTTCACCCGCGACCAGCTCCTCGACCGGGTCTGGGGCTGGGACTACGAAGGCGACGCCCGCACGGTGGACGAGCACGTCAAGCGGCTCCGCCAAAAGACGGCCGGGCGGCAGAACCACCGTTTCATCGAGACCGTGTGGGGCGTGGGCTACCGGTT